The following proteins are co-located in the Castanea sativa cultivar Marrone di Chiusa Pesio chromosome 8, ASM4071231v1 genome:
- the LOC142605608 gene encoding uncharacterized protein LOC142605608, producing MDFGLAALKLVCAQLREAKETESQNSFTLGGILFQRAWLQGVLVSTSDAGAPLLLDDGTGVIHLSLSGDFRLRPWKTGMYVMVVGGYIASSGEPPMIKVHKIVDLSAFPDREAMWYLEVIEAYKLFYGPN from the exons atGGACTTCGGGCTAGCAGCGCTGAAGTTGGTGTGCGCTCAGCTGAGGGAGGCCAAGGAAACAGAGTCGCAAAACTCCTTCACTCTTGGCGGCATTCTCTTCCAACGCGCCTGGTTACAG GGCGTTCTGGTCTCCACCTCCGACGCGGGAGCCCCCTTGCTTCTCGACGACGGCACCGGCGTTATCCACCTCTCCCTCTCCGGCGACTTCCGTCTCCGCCCTTGGAAGACAGGGATGTATGTAATGGTCGTTGGAGGTTACATTGCGAGTTCGGGTGAGCCCCCCATGATTAAG GTTCACAAGATTGTTGATCTTTCTGCATTCCCGGATCGAGAGGCAATGTGGTATCTTGAAGTTATTGAGGCATACAAACTGTTCTATGGTCCCAATTGA